From a single Buchnera aphidicola (Aphis craccivora) genomic region:
- the rsmH gene encoding 16S rRNA (cytosine(1402)-N(4))-methyltransferase RsmH: MNQNIKHIPVMTKELIDSLQIQDNGIYIDTTFGLGGHSIEILKKLGKNGKLYAIDKDLNSVLIGKKITDQRFCIIHDSFSKILNYAKSNKIVGKVDGILFDLGVSSLQIEDYKRGFSFKKNGPLDMRMNQTCGITASDWINKSDTKKIIFVLKKFGEERFAKKIAHEIKDYKRKKKIKETLELVNIIKKSIPIKNIFKHPARRTFQAIRIYINQELEEIQSALEDTLKILKPGGRITVISFHSLEDRIIKKFMTKHSTKAQIPCGMAITEKEIKKLKICKLKIINRLFPTYEEIQKNPRSRSSILRTAELKKYE; this comes from the coding sequence ATGAATCAAAATATAAAACATATTCCTGTTATGACAAAAGAATTAATTGACTCTTTGCAAATTCAAGACAATGGTATTTACATTGATACTACATTTGGATTAGGCGGACATTCCATTGAAATTCTAAAAAAACTTGGTAAAAATGGAAAATTATATGCTATTGATAAAGATTTAAACTCTGTATTAATAGGAAAAAAAATTACAGACCAACGTTTTTGTATAATTCATGATAGCTTTTCAAAAATTTTAAATTATGCTAAATCTAACAAAATTGTAGGAAAGGTGGATGGAATATTATTTGATTTAGGAGTATCTTCATTACAAATAGAAGACTATAAAAGAGGTTTCTCATTTAAAAAAAACGGGCCTCTAGATATGAGAATGAATCAAACTTGTGGAATTACAGCTTCAGATTGGATTAATAAAAGCGATACTAAAAAAATTATTTTTGTTTTAAAAAAATTTGGAGAAGAACGTTTTGCAAAAAAAATTGCACACGAAATAAAAGACTATAAAAGAAAAAAAAAGATAAAAGAAACTTTAGAATTAGTGAATATCATAAAAAAATCAATACCAATAAAAAATATATTTAAACACCCAGCTAGACGAACTTTTCAAGCAATTAGAATCTATATTAATCAAGAATTAGAAGAAATTCAAAGCGCATTAGAAGACACGTTAAAAATATTAAAACCAGGAGGACGTATCACAGTTATTAGTTTCCATTCATTAGAAGATAGAATAATCAAAAAATTTATGACAAAACATAGTACAAAAGCACAAATTCCATGTGGAATGGCTATAACAGAAAAAGAAATAAAAAAACTTAAAATATGTAAATTAAAAATTATAAATCGATTATTTCCCACTTATGAAGAAATTCAAAAAAATCCTAGATCTCGGAGTTCTATACTACGTACAGCAGAATTAAAAAAATATGAATAA
- the ftsI gene encoding peptidoglycan glycosyltransferase FtsI, whose amino-acid sequence MYTKKKIKLFKEKKTRKTIYINWRFIALCIIVFSFLIILTLRIIFLQVIDAKKLSYEGDRRTLRIQPVINTRGIINDRLGYPLAVTVPVNAVFIDPSMIHQNSIDIENNIRWQALSNILSIPLKKIIFHVNYDKDLKFIYLARQVAPELGEYVKALKLPGIYLTEEAKRYYPSGKIAAQLIGFNNIDDEGIEGVEKSFNDHLTGKPGKRKIRKDNQGHVIENESLINKSSSKNLVLSINKELQTITYQQLCEGVSKNKADFGIAVLIDIKTGEVLSMATSPAYNPNERQYTVSKNFRNRAITDVFEPGSTVKPIVIMEALKKGLIKPNSIINTKPFFIRKHQIKDVSYHEKLNIAGILQKSSNVGVSKIALSMNSEDLINTYLKFGLGQPTNLGLIGENKGFLPKKKVLSNLEKATFSFGYGLMVTPLQLARLYTTIGSYGIYRPLSIVKINHPVYEKRIFPQEYVKKVLNMMEKTVQPNEIDNQSGIKKYRIAIKTGTAKKVGIHGCYIKKYIAYTAGVAPARNPKFSLIIVVDNPKGNQYYGGAVSAPIFSKIMTLVLKTMKIKPDNL is encoded by the coding sequence ATGTATACCAAAAAAAAAATAAAGTTATTTAAAGAAAAAAAAACAAGAAAAACGATTTATATAAACTGGCGTTTTATAGCATTATGTATTATTGTTTTTTCATTTTTGATTATCTTAACATTACGTATAATATTTCTTCAAGTTATTGATGCCAAAAAACTATCATATGAAGGAGATCGTAGAACGTTAAGAATACAACCTGTTATAAATACCAGAGGAATTATTAACGATCGTTTGGGGTACCCATTAGCTGTTACTGTTCCAGTAAATGCAGTTTTTATAGACCCTAGTATGATCCATCAAAATAGTATAGATATTGAAAATAATATAAGATGGCAAGCATTATCTAACATTCTTTCTATTCCATTAAAAAAAATTATTTTTCATGTCAATTATGATAAAGATTTAAAATTTATTTATTTAGCGCGTCAAGTTGCCCCAGAACTTGGTGAATACGTTAAAGCACTAAAATTACCTGGTATATATTTAACAGAAGAAGCAAAACGCTATTATCCTTCTGGTAAAATCGCCGCGCAACTTATTGGATTTAATAATATAGATGACGAAGGTATAGAAGGTGTAGAAAAAAGTTTTAATGACCACTTAACGGGTAAACCAGGTAAAAGAAAAATAAGAAAAGATAATCAAGGTCATGTGATTGAAAATGAATCTTTAATTAATAAATCTAGCTCTAAAAATTTAGTATTAAGTATTAATAAAGAACTTCAAACTATTACTTACCAACAATTATGTGAAGGCGTAAGTAAAAATAAAGCAGATTTTGGAATTGCTGTTTTAATTGATATCAAAACTGGGGAAGTATTATCAATGGCTACTAGTCCTGCATATAATCCAAACGAAAGACAATATACAGTTTCAAAAAATTTTCGAAATAGAGCTATTACAGATGTTTTTGAACCAGGTTCTACAGTTAAACCTATAGTTATCATGGAAGCTTTAAAAAAAGGATTGATTAAACCAAATTCAATAATAAACACAAAACCTTTTTTTATTAGAAAACATCAAATTAAAGATGTATCATATCATGAAAAATTAAATATTGCAGGAATATTGCAGAAATCTAGTAATGTTGGAGTATCAAAAATCGCACTTTCTATGAATAGTGAAGATTTAATTAATACATATTTAAAGTTTGGATTAGGGCAACCAACTAACTTAGGATTAATTGGAGAAAACAAGGGATTTTTACCTAAAAAGAAAGTGTTATCAAATTTAGAAAAAGCAACTTTTTCTTTCGGATATGGGTTAATGGTAACACCTCTGCAATTAGCTAGATTATATACCACTATTGGAAGTTATGGAATTTATCGGCCACTTTCTATTGTTAAAATAAATCATCCAGTATACGAAAAAAGAATCTTCCCTCAAGAATATGTCAAAAAAGTACTTAATATGATGGAAAAAACTGTTCAACCAAATGAAATTGATAATCAATCAGGCATAAAAAAATATCGTATTGCTATTAAAACAGGAACAGCAAAAAAAGTTGGTATTCATGGATGTTATATTAAAAAATATATAGCTTACACTGCAGGTGTTGCTCCTGCTAGAAATCCAAAATTTTCTTTAATCATCGTAGTTGACAACCCTAAAGGAAATCAATATTACGGAGGTGCAGTTTCTGCTCCAATTTTTAGTAAAATAATGACTTTAGTATTAAAAACAATGAAAATTAAACCAGATAACTTATAA
- the rpsB gene encoding 30S ribosomal protein S2 → MEIVSMRDMLKAGVHFGHQTRYWNPKMKPFIFGSKNKVHIINLEKTLPMFNFALIELKKISFKKGKILFVGTKRAASKKIKETAINCDQFYVNHRWLGGMLTNWKTVRQSIKRLKDLEIESKDGTFLKLTKKEALIRTRELSKLENSLGGIKNMGGLPDCLFVIDAAHEHIAIQEANNLGIPVFSVVDTNSNPDGVDYIIPGNDDAIRSVALYLKAVTMSISKINHQNPLTEVSINSKENIHI, encoded by the coding sequence ATGGAAATAGTGTCAATGAGAGATATGTTAAAAGCAGGAGTACATTTTGGACATCAAACTCGTTATTGGAATCCAAAAATGAAACCATTTATTTTCGGTTCTAAAAATAAGGTTCATATTATTAATTTAGAAAAAACTCTTCCAATGTTTAATTTTGCTTTGATAGAATTAAAAAAAATATCTTTTAAAAAAGGTAAAATATTATTTGTTGGAACAAAAAGAGCGGCTAGTAAAAAAATTAAAGAAACTGCAATAAATTGTGATCAATTTTATGTCAATCATCGTTGGTTAGGAGGTATGCTGACTAATTGGAAGACAGTACGTCAGTCTATCAAGCGTTTAAAAGATTTAGAGATTGAATCTAAAGATGGAACTTTTTTAAAATTAACGAAAAAAGAAGCATTAATACGAACACGGGAATTATCTAAATTAGAAAATAGTTTAGGTGGTATAAAAAATATGGGAGGTCTTCCAGACTGTTTATTTGTTATTGATGCTGCTCATGAACATATTGCAATTCAAGAGGCGAATAATTTAGGTATTCCTGTTTTTTCTGTTGTAGACACTAATTCGAATCCTGATGGTGTTGATTATATAATACCCGGAAATGATGATGCAATTAGATCTGTGGCATTATATTTGAAAGCTGTCACAATGAGTATTAGTAAAATTAATCATCAAAATCCATTAACAGAAGTATCGATAAATTCTAAAGAAAATATACATATTTAA
- a CDS encoding FAD:protein FMN transferase — protein sequence MILNKIINILLCSLIFFYIIYRNTNEKIAEIIELKGKTMGTYWQVKIPNVKIKNKKYLKRLIQNNLDADEKLLSPWKKQSLVYKFNQLKKYQLLKINKNFLKIILTALTIHQKTHGKLDITIGSLINIWGFGTEKKPRNYPSPNIIKKNINLTGIQYLKIINKSSGVYLKKNINGMKINLSTLGEGFAVDHLSCILKKKGIKNYIISIGGTVLVKVNNKQKPKIIAIQKPTDKKKSAQLLLKLKNKSISTAGTYINYYFINGKNISHIINPQNGIPVENNLVSVSVVAPTALEADGWDTGLLLLGFKKAKALSINENLAVCLITKEKNNFLTWISPQFKKLLILK from the coding sequence ATGATATTAAATAAGATAATCAATATTCTTTTATGTTCCTTAATATTTTTTTATATAATATATAGAAATACAAATGAAAAAATAGCAGAAATAATAGAATTAAAAGGAAAAACAATGGGAACATACTGGCAAGTAAAAATTCCCAATGTAAAAATAAAAAATAAAAAATATTTAAAAAGACTCATACAAAATAATTTAGATGCAGATGAAAAATTATTATCTCCTTGGAAAAAACAATCTTTAGTTTATAAATTTAATCAATTAAAAAAATATCAATTATTAAAAATTAATAAAAACTTTTTAAAAATTATTTTGACAGCACTAACTATTCATCAAAAAACTCATGGAAAATTAGATATAACTATTGGGAGTTTAATTAATATATGGGGATTTGGAACTGAAAAAAAACCTCGTAATTACCCTTCACCAAATATAATAAAAAAAAATATAAACCTTACAGGTATTCAATATTTAAAAATTATTAATAAATCCAGTGGAGTATATTTAAAAAAAAATATAAATGGTATGAAAATAAATCTTTCTACACTAGGCGAAGGATTTGCTGTTGATCATTTATCTTGTATACTAAAAAAAAAAGGAATAAAAAATTATATTATTTCTATAGGAGGTACAGTTTTAGTTAAAGTAAATAATAAACAAAAACCTAAAATAATTGCAATTCAAAAACCCACCGACAAAAAAAAATCAGCTCAATTGCTTCTTAAACTCAAAAACAAATCTATTAGTACAGCTGGAACTTATATCAATTATTATTTTATTAATGGTAAAAATATTTCACATATTATTAATCCTCAAAATGGCATTCCTGTGGAAAATAATTTAGTATCTGTTAGTGTTGTTGCTCCAACCGCATTAGAAGCAGATGGTTGGGACACTGGACTGCTTTTATTAGGTTTTAAAAAAGCAAAAGCATTATCTATCAATGAAAATTTAGCTGTTTGTCTGATAACTAAAGAAAAAAATAATTTTTTAACATGGATATCGCCTCAATTTAAAAAACTTTTAATTTTAAAATAA
- the map gene encoding type I methionyl aminopeptidase — protein sequence MNCMIKKESEIEKIRISGKLAAKVLEMIEEYVQPDISTEELNNICHDFINQNNAIPACLGYHGFPKSVCISVNDVVCHGIPSKNQILKIGDIVNIDVTVIKDNYYADTSKMFFVGKTNILSKRLCKVTQESLYAALNIIKSGIPLFKIGETIENYVENHGFSVVKEYCGHGIGSSFHEEPHVLHYKNNNKLILKEGMIFTIEPMVNAGKSEVKCMKDGWTVKTKDHSLSAQYEHTILVTNYGCDILTWHKQDKILPSLTTSLTK from the coding sequence ATGAATTGTATGATAAAAAAAGAATCAGAAATAGAAAAAATAAGAATATCTGGAAAACTAGCTGCAAAAGTACTAGAAATGATTGAAGAATATGTTCAACCAGATATAAGTACAGAAGAACTAAATAATATTTGTCACGATTTTATTAACCAAAATAATGCTATTCCAGCTTGCTTAGGATATCATGGTTTTCCAAAATCTGTTTGTATTTCTGTTAATGATGTTGTATGCCATGGTATCCCTAGTAAAAACCAAATTCTAAAAATAGGAGATATAGTTAACATTGATGTTACAGTTATTAAAGATAATTATTACGCTGATACTTCAAAAATGTTTTTTGTAGGAAAGACAAATATTTTATCTAAACGTTTATGTAAAGTAACACAAGAAAGTCTTTATGCGGCTTTAAATATAATCAAATCTGGTATTCCTCTGTTTAAAATTGGCGAAACAATTGAAAATTATGTTGAAAATCATGGTTTTTCAGTCGTAAAAGAATATTGTGGTCATGGAATTGGTTCATCATTTCATGAAGAACCGCATGTATTACATTATAAAAATAACAACAAATTAATTTTAAAGGAAGGCATGATTTTTACTATTGAACCTATGGTAAACGCAGGAAAATCAGAAGTAAAATGCATGAAAGATGGATGGACAGTAAAAACAAAAGACCATTCATTATCTGCTCAATATGAACATACTATATTAGTGACAAATTATGGATGTGATATTTTAACATGGCATAAACAAGACAAAATATTACCTAGTCTTACTACTAGCCTTACTAAATAA
- the ilvN gene encoding acetolactate synthase small subunit, which translates to MRRILSILLENESGALSRVIGLFAQRGYNIETVTVAPTEDPSLSKMTIQTVGNEKSIEQIEKQLHKLIDVLRVIKIEQISHIEREIMLLKVQTNNCKNDIKHITEVFRGQIVDITSTTYVLQLAGTTKKLDSFLKIIRNISEIIEMTRSGIVGISRG; encoded by the coding sequence ATGCGAAGAATTTTATCTATTCTCTTAGAAAATGAATCAGGTGCATTATCACGTGTAATAGGCCTCTTTGCACAAAGAGGCTATAATATAGAAACAGTTACAGTAGCACCTACAGAAGATCCTTCTTTATCAAAAATGACTATACAAACAGTAGGAAATGAAAAATCGATTGAACAAATCGAAAAACAACTGCATAAATTAATTGATGTTTTAAGAGTTATTAAAATTGAACAAATATCACATATAGAACGTGAAATTATGTTATTAAAAGTTCAAACAAATAATTGTAAAAATGATATTAAACATATTACTGAAGTTTTTCGAGGGCAAATTGTAGATATTACATCTACTACCTATGTATTACAACTTGCAGGAACTACAAAAAAATTAGATTCTTTTCTTAAAATAATCAGAAATATATCTGAAATTATTGAGATGACTCGTTCTGGAATAGTAGGAATTTCTCGGGGATGA
- a CDS encoding cell division protein FtsL produces MNKKEHYDLPNIIKNDFFLYGKIHLILLFAIILSANSIVIVVYKTRMLIAEEEKLRIEYKKKNDEWRNLIIEKNTLATPPID; encoded by the coding sequence ATGAATAAAAAAGAACATTATGATTTACCGAATATTATTAAAAATGATTTTTTTTTATATGGAAAGATACATTTAATTTTATTATTTGCAATAATATTATCTGCAAATTCTATTGTGATTGTAGTTTATAAAACCCGTATGTTAATTGCTGAAGAAGAAAAATTACGTATAGAATACAAAAAAAAAAATGATGAATGGAGAAATTTAATTATCGAAAAAAATACTCTTGCTACGCCCCCAATTGATTAA
- a CDS encoding acetolactate synthase 3 large subunit, giving the protein MEILSGAEMVIRSLINQGIQHIFGYPGGAVLDIYDALKTVGGIEHILVRHEQAATHMADGYARSTGKTGVVLVTSGPGATNAITGIATAYMDSIPMIVISGQVASSLIGYDAFQECDMIGISRPIVKHSFLVKKTEDIPMIFKKAFWIASTGRPGPVVIDLPKDILKQKIKSVFTWPKSIHIRSYNPTTKGHQKQIKKALSILLKAKKPVIYAGGGVISSNSNNELLEFAEKTHCPVTTSLMGLGAFPGSHPQSISMLGMHGTYEANMAMHNADVIFAVGVRFDDRTTNNLKKYCPNATILHIDIDPTSISKTVSADVPIVGDAKHVLKKIIELIKQEKKIHSLDQWWSTIKEWRQTKSLEYNKKSIQIKPQNVIQTLFKLTKGKSYITSDVGQHQMFTALYYQFNKPRHWINSGGLGTMGFGLPAALGVKLAIPKATVICITGDGSIQMNIQELSTAKQYNLAVLILNLNNSSLGMVKQWQDMIYSGRHSHSYMDSLPDFVKLVESYGHIGLRVDTTEELETKLILALKKLSEGNLVFLDVQIDNSEHVYPMQIQGGGMNEMWLRKKEVSE; this is encoded by the coding sequence ATGGAAATATTATCAGGAGCCGAAATGGTTATTAGATCATTAATTAATCAGGGAATACAACATATATTTGGTTATCCTGGTGGTGCAGTACTAGATATTTATGATGCTCTAAAAACTGTTGGTGGAATTGAACATATTTTAGTAAGACATGAACAAGCAGCAACTCATATGGCTGATGGATATGCGCGATCTACTGGAAAAACAGGTGTAGTATTAGTAACTTCTGGACCAGGTGCTACTAATGCGATTACTGGAATTGCTACAGCCTATATGGACTCTATTCCAATGATAGTAATCTCTGGTCAAGTAGCATCATCTTTAATTGGATACGATGCGTTTCAAGAATGTGATATGATCGGTATTTCGCGTCCTATAGTAAAACATAGTTTTTTAGTAAAAAAAACTGAAGATATACCGATGATTTTTAAAAAAGCTTTTTGGATAGCCTCTACAGGTCGTCCTGGTCCAGTAGTTATTGATTTGCCTAAAGATATTTTAAAACAAAAAATTAAGTCTGTATTTACATGGCCTAAAAGTATACATATACGATCTTATAATCCAACTACCAAAGGTCATCAGAAACAAATTAAAAAAGCATTAAGTATATTATTAAAAGCAAAAAAACCTGTTATTTATGCAGGTGGAGGAGTTATTAGTTCTAATAGCAACAATGAACTACTAGAATTCGCAGAAAAAACTCATTGTCCTGTTACAACATCTTTAATGGGATTAGGAGCCTTTCCAGGTAGTCATCCTCAAAGTATTTCTATGTTGGGTATGCATGGTACATACGAAGCTAATATGGCAATGCATAACGCAGATGTTATATTTGCAGTTGGAGTTCGATTTGATGATCGAACAACAAATAACTTAAAAAAATACTGCCCGAATGCTACTATTTTACATATTGATATCGATCCTACATCTATTTCTAAAACTGTTTCTGCAGATGTTCCGATAGTTGGAGATGCTAAACATGTTTTAAAAAAAATAATAGAGTTAATAAAACAAGAAAAAAAAATTCATTCTTTAGATCAATGGTGGAGTACTATAAAAGAATGGAGACAAACTAAAAGTTTAGAATACAATAAAAAAAGCATCCAAATAAAACCCCAAAATGTTATTCAAACACTTTTTAAATTAACAAAAGGCAAATCCTATATTACTTCTGATGTAGGCCAACATCAAATGTTTACGGCATTATATTATCAATTTAATAAACCCAGACATTGGATTAATTCTGGGGGATTAGGCACTATGGGTTTTGGATTACCTGCTGCACTGGGTGTGAAATTAGCAATACCCAAAGCCACTGTAATTTGTATTACTGGTGATGGCAGTATTCAAATGAATATTCAAGAATTATCAACTGCAAAACAATATAATTTAGCAGTTCTTATACTAAATTTAAATAATTCTTCTTTAGGTATGGTTAAACAATGGCAAGATATGATTTATTCTGGAAGACATTCTCATTCATATATGGACTCGCTTCCGGACTTTGTAAAATTAGTAGAATCATATGGACATATTGGATTACGTGTAGATACAACAGAAGAATTAGAAACAAAATTAATATTGGCATTAAAAAAATTATCTGAAGGAAATTTAGTTTTTTTAGATGTTCAAATAGACAATTCTGAACATGTTTATCCTATGCAAATTCAAGGAGGAGGTATGAATGAAATGTGGTTAAGGAAAAAAGAGGTTTCCGAATAA
- the degP gene encoding serine endoprotease DegP, which produces MKRINIVLGGTVFILTLLLSLGMSWGDKNSISNNVSSALVMPSLAPMLEKVMPSVISISIEGSTIIPTSRLPHQFQPFFGKNSPFCKGNSPFRNSPFCRSNPNSDNANKKFRALGSGVIIDAEKGYAVTNNHVVENANRIQAQLSDGRRYEAYVIGKDSRSDIALIQLKNANNLSAIKIADSDTLRVGDYTVAIGNPYGLGETVTSGIISALGRSGLNIEHYENFIQTDAAINRGNSGGALINLNGELIGINTAILAPDGGNIGIGFAIPGNMVKNLTAQMAEFGQVRRGELGIIGMELNSDLARLMKTNTQKGAFVSQVLPDSSAFQAGIKAGDIIISLNKKPIFSFAALRAEIGSLPVTTKMILGVFREGKIKDIFVELKPSIQHNMNFGDIYTGLEGANLSNYLDQQKGVKVENVKENTPASKIGFKKDDIIIQVNQNLINNLDDLKRALDNRSDLLIFRVKRGTANIYLVTN; this is translated from the coding sequence ATGAAAAGAATAAATATAGTATTAGGCGGAACAGTATTTATTTTGACTCTATTACTAAGTTTAGGAATGTCTTGGGGAGATAAAAACTCCATTTCCAATAATGTTTCTTCTGCACTTGTTATGCCGAGTTTAGCGCCTATGTTGGAAAAAGTTATGCCTTCAGTAATTAGTATTAGTATTGAAGGAAGCACTATAATTCCAACTTCTCGTTTACCTCATCAATTTCAACCATTTTTTGGTAAAAATTCTCCTTTTTGTAAAGGTAATTCACCATTTAGGAATTCTCCTTTTTGCCGTTCTAATCCAAATTCTGATAATGCAAATAAAAAGTTTCGTGCACTAGGATCAGGTGTTATTATTGATGCTGAAAAAGGGTATGCTGTAACTAATAATCACGTTGTAGAAAATGCTAATAGAATACAAGCACAATTAAGTGATGGACGTCGTTATGAAGCTTATGTAATTGGGAAAGATTCACGTTCTGATATTGCCTTAATACAATTAAAAAATGCAAATAATTTAAGTGCAATAAAAATTGCAGATTCTGACACTTTAAGAGTGGGTGACTACACTGTAGCTATCGGTAATCCTTATGGCCTTGGTGAAACTGTTACATCCGGTATTATTTCTGCTTTAGGACGAAGTGGATTAAATATTGAACACTACGAAAATTTTATTCAAACTGATGCTGCTATTAACAGAGGAAATTCTGGTGGGGCATTAATAAATCTAAATGGTGAGTTAATAGGGATTAACACTGCAATATTAGCCCCAGATGGAGGTAATATAGGTATTGGTTTTGCCATTCCTGGTAATATGGTTAAAAATCTTACAGCACAAATGGCTGAATTTGGACAGGTAAGACGTGGTGAATTAGGTATAATAGGAATGGAATTAAATTCTGATTTAGCACGTTTAATGAAAACAAATACTCAAAAAGGAGCTTTTGTCAGTCAGGTTTTACCTGATTCTTCTGCGTTTCAAGCAGGAATTAAAGCTGGAGACATTATTATATCTTTAAATAAAAAACCTATTTTTAGTTTTGCAGCATTACGAGCTGAAATCGGATCTTTGCCAGTTACTACTAAAATGATATTAGGAGTATTTCGGGAGGGAAAAATTAAAGATATATTCGTTGAATTAAAACCATCTATTCAACATAATATGAATTTCGGAGATATTTATACAGGCCTTGAAGGTGCTAATCTATCTAATTATTTAGATCAACAAAAAGGTGTAAAAGTAGAAAATGTAAAAGAAAATACTCCAGCTTCAAAAATTGGTTTTAAAAAAGATGATATTATTATACAAGTAAATCAAAATTTAATAAATAATTTAGACGACTTAAAACGCGCATTAGATAACAGATCAGATCTATTAATTTTTAGGGTAAAAAGAGGAACTGCTAATATTTATTTAGTAACTAATTAA
- the dapD gene encoding 2,3,4,5-tetrahydropyridine-2,6-dicarboxylate N-succinyltransferase yields the protein MKKFKKIIENAYEHKNEINFKNIDIKTYETIVYIIDMLNKGEIRISEKQDNIWITHQWLKKAILLYIYFTRNNIFLGKNTNYYDKIPLKYNKYTQENFEKEKVRIVPPATIRYGAFINQNTVIMPSYINIGAYIDQGTMVDTWATVGSCAQIGKNVHLSGGVGIGGVLEPLQNNPTIIEDNCFIGARSEIVEGVIVEQGSVISMGVFIGQSTKIYNRETGEISYGRIPANSVVVSGSLPSKNGKYNLYSAIIVKKVDHKTMSKVEINQMLRRLK from the coding sequence ATGAAAAAATTTAAAAAAATAATTGAAAACGCTTACGAACATAAAAATGAAATTAATTTTAAAAATATTGATATAAAAACTTATGAAACGATTGTTTATATAATAGATATGTTAAACAAAGGAGAAATTCGTATTTCAGAAAAACAAGATAATATTTGGATTACTCATCAATGGTTAAAAAAAGCAATTTTATTATATATATATTTTACAAGAAATAATATTTTTTTAGGAAAAAATACTAATTATTACGATAAAATACCACTTAAATACAATAAATATACTCAAGAAAATTTTGAAAAAGAAAAAGTTCGTATAGTACCACCAGCTACTATTAGATATGGTGCATTTATTAATCAAAATACAGTAATTATGCCTTCATATATTAATATAGGTGCCTACATAGATCAAGGAACTATGGTAGACACATGGGCTACTGTAGGATCATGCGCTCAAATTGGAAAAAATGTACACTTATCTGGAGGGGTTGGCATAGGAGGGGTATTAGAGCCTTTACAAAACAATCCTACTATCATTGAAGATAATTGTTTTATTGGTGCTCGCTCTGAAATTGTAGAAGGAGTTATTGTAGAACAAGGTTCTGTAATATCTATGGGTGTTTTTATTGGACAAAGTACTAAAATTTATAATAGAGAAACAGGCGAAATTTCTTATGGAAGAATACCTGCTAATTCTGTGGTAGTTTCAGGAAGTTTGCCATCAAAAAATGGAAAATATAATTTATATTCTGCAATCATTGTAAAAAAAGTAGATCATAAAACAATGAGTAAAGTAGAAATTAATCAAATGTTACGTCGCTTAAAATAA